A window from Thermomonas aquatica encodes these proteins:
- the pheS gene encoding phenylalanine--tRNA ligase subunit alpha, translated as MSDIESLSTQALADIAGASTPEALEALRVGLLGKSGSITAQLKALGALPGDQRKAAGEAINRARDAISEALSARKAALDDAALDARLAGETIDVTLPGRDAARGGVHPVSRTLERITEIFGRLGYELADGPEIEDDWHNFEALNFPPHHPARAMHDTFYFGDGRLLRTHTSGVQVRYMKEHAPPLRMIAAGKVYRSDSDQTHTPMFHQVEGLLVDEHASFADLKGTLAEFVRAFFERDFEMRFRPSYFPFTEPSAEVDIAWQQADGSTRWLEVLGCGMVHPNVLRNVGIDPEKYTGFAFGLGVERFAMLRYGVDDLRSFFDNDVRFLRQFA; from the coding sequence ATGAGCGACATCGAATCGTTGTCCACCCAGGCGCTGGCCGACATCGCCGGGGCAAGCACGCCGGAGGCGCTGGAAGCGCTGCGCGTGGGCCTGCTCGGCAAGAGCGGCAGCATCACCGCGCAATTGAAGGCGCTGGGCGCACTGCCGGGCGACCAGCGCAAGGCCGCGGGCGAGGCGATCAACCGCGCGCGCGACGCGATTTCCGAAGCGCTGTCCGCGCGCAAGGCCGCGCTGGACGATGCCGCGCTGGACGCGCGCCTGGCCGGCGAAACCATCGACGTCACCCTGCCGGGGCGCGATGCCGCGCGCGGCGGCGTGCACCCGGTCAGCCGCACGCTGGAGCGCATCACCGAGATCTTCGGCCGCCTGGGCTACGAACTGGCCGACGGCCCGGAAATCGAGGACGACTGGCACAACTTCGAGGCGCTGAACTTCCCGCCGCACCACCCGGCGCGCGCCATGCACGACACCTTCTACTTCGGCGACGGTCGCCTGCTGCGCACGCACACCTCCGGCGTGCAGGTGCGCTACATGAAGGAACACGCACCGCCGCTGCGGATGATCGCCGCCGGCAAGGTCTACCGCAGCGACAGCGACCAGACCCACACGCCGATGTTCCACCAGGTCGAAGGCCTGCTGGTCGACGAACACGCCAGCTTCGCCGACCTCAAGGGCACCCTGGCCGAATTCGTGCGCGCGTTCTTCGAGCGCGATTTCGAGATGCGTTTCCGCCCGAGCTATTTCCCCTTCACCGAACCGTCCGCGGAAGTCGACATCGCCTGGCAGCAGGCCGATGGCAGCACGCGCTGGCTGGAAGTGCTGGGCTGCGGCATGGTCCACCCGAACGTGCTGCGCAACGTCGGCATCGATCCGGAGAAATACACCGGATTCGCCTTCGGCCTCGGCGTCGAGCGTTTCGCGATGCTGCGCTACGGCGTGGACGACCTGCGTTCCTTCTTCGACAACGATGTGCGGTTCCTGAGGCAGTTCGCATGA
- a CDS encoding GspH/FimT family pseudopilin yields MRRRNAGFTLIELMTSLSVMAICAGVALPSMAGFIEHQRTSAAIASLTSHMALARMAAISRNRRAVLCPSADGSTCEAGTDWSRGWMLFVDDDGNRMPDARDEILRVDLEPTSRHLRVTSTVGRQQLRYLPDGRSAGTNLTLSICNQRQELLGQVIVNNMGRPRSERPRVPTPCPG; encoded by the coding sequence ATGCGCCGCCGCAATGCCGGTTTCACCCTCATCGAACTGATGACCAGCCTCTCCGTGATGGCGATCTGCGCCGGGGTTGCGCTGCCGTCGATGGCCGGCTTCATCGAACACCAGCGAACCTCCGCCGCCATCGCCTCGCTCACCTCGCACATGGCCCTGGCGCGCATGGCCGCGATCAGCCGCAACCGCCGCGCCGTGCTTTGCCCGTCGGCCGATGGCAGCACATGCGAAGCGGGCACCGACTGGAGCCGGGGCTGGATGCTGTTCGTCGACGACGACGGCAACCGCATGCCGGACGCGCGCGACGAGATCCTGCGCGTCGACCTGGAACCCACCAGCCGGCACCTGCGCGTCACCAGCACCGTCGGCAGGCAGCAGCTGCGCTACCTGCCCGACGGGCGCAGCGCCGGCACCAACCTGACCCTGTCCATCTGCAACCAGCGGCAGGAACTGCTGGGCCAGGTCATCGTCAACAACATGGGGCGGCCGCGCAGCGAGCGGCCGAGGGTGCCTACGCCCTGCCCGGGATGA
- the rplT gene encoding 50S ribosomal protein L20 translates to MARVKRGVTARRRHKKVLKAAKGYYNARRKVFRVAKQAVTKALQYAYIGRKQKKRHFRTLWIARINAAARANGMSYSRFMNGLLKAGITLDRKVLADIAVHDAAGFAALTEKAKGALAA, encoded by the coding sequence ATGGCACGAGTTAAGCGTGGTGTTACGGCGCGTCGCCGTCACAAGAAAGTCCTGAAGGCCGCGAAGGGGTATTACAACGCCCGCCGCAAGGTCTTCCGCGTCGCCAAGCAGGCCGTCACCAAGGCCCTGCAGTACGCGTACATCGGTCGCAAGCAGAAGAAGCGCCATTTCCGCACCCTGTGGATCGCGCGTATCAATGCTGCCGCGCGCGCCAACGGCATGAGCTACAGCCGCTTCATGAACGGCCTGCTGAAGGCCGGCATCACCCTGGACCGCAAGGTGCTGGCGGACATCGCCGTGCACGATGCGGCGGGTTTTGCGGCCCTGACCGAAAAGGCCAAGGGCGCTTTGGCGGCGTAA
- the rpmI gene encoding 50S ribosomal protein L35 — translation MPKIKTNRAAAKRFRKTASGKYKCGHANKSHILTKKATKRKRNLRQTNHVRAEDAGRLDRMLPYL, via the coding sequence ATGCCCAAGATCAAGACCAATCGGGCGGCGGCCAAGCGCTTCCGGAAGACCGCTTCCGGCAAGTACAAGTGCGGCCACGCCAACAAGAGCCACATCCTCACCAAGAAGGCGACCAAGCGGAAGCGCAACCTGCGGCAGACGAACCATGTTCGTGCCGAGGACGCGGGCCGTCTGGACCGCATGCTTCCGTATTTGTGA
- the thrS gene encoding threonine--tRNA ligase, with protein MINITLPDGSVRQFDAPVTVGEVAASIGAGLAKATLAGKVDDKLVDAGFRIDHDASFSIVTDKSPEALDILRHSTAHLLAQAVQRLFPGAQVTIGPVIDNGFYYDFAYERPFTPEDLPAIEAEMQKIVKEAHPVSRSVKSRDDAVAYFKGIGEAYKAEIIESIPSNEELSLYSQGEFTDLCRGPHVPGTDKLRAFKLMKVAGAYWRGDHNNQMLSRIYGTAWLNDKDLKAYLTQLEEAEKRDHRKIGKALDLFHLQEEGPGLVFWHPKGWSIWQVVEQYMRNVYRKTGYGEVRCPQILDVSLWQKSGHWDNYKDNMFFTESEKRTYALKPMNCPGHVQVFNQGLHSYRDLPIRYGEFGACHRNEPSGALHGILRVRGFTQDDGHIFCTENQIEEEVRAFHEQALKVYADFGFSDIQIKIALRPDSRLGDDATWDKAEGALRDALRASGVEWEELPGEGAFYGPKIEYHLKDAIGRTWQLGTMQVDFMMPGRLGAEYVDEHSQRRHPVMLHRAIVGSMERFIGILIEHHAGQFPAWLAPVQAMVMNITDAQADYVEDVRKTLANQGFRVDADLRNEKIGYKIREHTLQRVPYLLVVGDREKENGMLSVRTRGGEDLGNMSVADFAARLRQESM; from the coding sequence ATGATCAACATCACCCTTCCCGACGGTTCCGTCCGCCAGTTCGATGCGCCCGTCACCGTGGGCGAGGTCGCCGCGTCCATCGGCGCCGGCCTGGCCAAGGCCACCCTGGCCGGCAAGGTCGACGACAAGCTGGTCGATGCCGGCTTCCGCATCGACCACGACGCGTCGTTTTCCATCGTCACCGACAAGTCGCCGGAGGCGCTGGACATCCTGCGCCATTCCACCGCGCACCTGCTGGCGCAGGCCGTGCAGCGCCTGTTCCCGGGCGCGCAGGTGACCATCGGCCCGGTGATCGACAACGGCTTCTATTACGACTTCGCCTACGAGCGCCCGTTCACGCCCGAAGACCTGCCGGCGATCGAGGCGGAGATGCAGAAGATCGTCAAGGAAGCGCATCCGGTGTCGCGCAGCGTGAAGTCGCGCGACGACGCGGTGGCCTACTTCAAGGGCATCGGCGAGGCCTACAAGGCCGAGATCATCGAGAGCATCCCGTCGAACGAGGAACTGTCGCTGTACTCGCAGGGCGAGTTCACCGACCTCTGCCGCGGCCCGCACGTGCCGGGCACCGACAAGCTGCGCGCGTTCAAGCTGATGAAGGTCGCCGGCGCCTACTGGCGCGGCGACCACAACAACCAGATGCTCAGCCGCATCTACGGCACCGCCTGGTTGAACGACAAGGACCTCAAGGCCTACCTGACCCAGCTCGAGGAAGCCGAGAAGCGCGACCACCGCAAGATCGGCAAGGCGTTGGACCTGTTCCACCTGCAGGAAGAAGGCCCGGGCCTGGTGTTCTGGCACCCCAAGGGCTGGTCGATCTGGCAGGTGGTCGAGCAGTACATGCGCAACGTGTACCGCAAGACCGGCTACGGCGAAGTGCGCTGCCCGCAGATCCTCGACGTGTCGCTGTGGCAGAAGTCGGGCCACTGGGACAACTACAAGGACAACATGTTCTTCACCGAATCGGAGAAGCGCACCTATGCGCTGAAGCCGATGAATTGCCCGGGCCACGTGCAAGTCTTCAACCAGGGCCTGCACAGCTACCGCGACCTGCCGATCCGCTACGGCGAGTTCGGCGCCTGCCACCGCAACGAGCCCTCCGGCGCGCTGCATGGCATCCTGCGCGTGCGCGGCTTCACCCAGGACGACGGCCACATCTTCTGTACGGAAAACCAGATCGAAGAGGAAGTGCGCGCGTTCCACGAGCAGGCGCTCAAGGTCTACGCGGACTTCGGCTTCAGCGACATCCAGATCAAGATCGCGCTGCGCCCGGATTCGCGCCTCGGCGATGATGCCACCTGGGACAAGGCCGAAGGCGCCCTGCGCGATGCCTTGCGCGCCTCCGGCGTGGAGTGGGAAGAACTGCCGGGCGAGGGCGCGTTCTACGGCCCGAAGATCGAGTACCACCTGAAGGACGCCATCGGCCGCACCTGGCAGCTGGGCACCATGCAGGTCGATTTCATGATGCCGGGCCGCCTGGGCGCCGAATACGTCGACGAACACAGCCAGCGCCGGCACCCGGTGATGCTGCACCGGGCCATCGTCGGCTCGATGGAGCGCTTCATCGGCATCCTGATCGAGCACCACGCCGGCCAGTTCCCGGCCTGGCTGGCCCCGGTCCAGGCGATGGTCATGAACATCACCGACGCCCAAGCCGATTACGTCGAGGACGTCCGGAAAACCCTTGCAAATCAAGGCTTCCGGGTCGACGCCGATTTGCGGAACGAGAAGATCGGCTATAAGATCCGCGAGCACACGCTGCAGCGCGTGCCGTACCTGCTGGTGGTCGGCGACCGCGAGAAGGAAAACGGCATGCTCTCCGTGCGCACGCGGGGTGGGGAAGACCTCGGTAACATGTCCGTCGCCGACTTCGCCGCGCGTTTGCGTCAGGAATCCATGTAA
- a CDS encoding MarR family winged helix-turn-helix transcriptional regulator produces the protein MTNDPCQREQAAAGLEQLASLVRAHSWRSEGLPALPPTQAAVLRMLAGADNGLRAQQIAARLDVSPASLSDTLKTLQAKGWIARRTDAGDRRASIVHLSKQGRALAARLKHPARGMAALLQGLDAADVGALLRVAQLLVGKAQQQGMATGLRTCLGCRFFRPFASGDAAQPHVCGFLGTPFGDAELRADCADQSPADAPLRAANRERFQLRAPP, from the coding sequence ATGACCAACGATCCATGCCAGCGTGAACAGGCGGCCGCCGGGCTGGAACAGCTGGCCTCGCTGGTGCGCGCGCACTCCTGGCGCAGCGAGGGGCTGCCGGCCCTGCCGCCCACCCAGGCCGCGGTCCTGCGCATGCTTGCGGGGGCGGACAACGGTTTGCGCGCGCAGCAGATCGCGGCCAGGCTGGATGTTTCCCCGGCCAGCCTCAGCGACACGCTGAAGACGCTGCAGGCGAAGGGCTGGATCGCCCGCCGCACGGATGCAGGCGATCGCCGTGCCAGCATCGTCCATCTGAGCAAGCAAGGCCGCGCGCTGGCGGCAAGACTCAAGCATCCCGCACGCGGCATGGCCGCCCTGCTGCAGGGGCTGGATGCCGCCGACGTGGGCGCCCTGCTCCGGGTCGCGCAGCTGCTGGTCGGCAAGGCGCAGCAGCAGGGCATGGCCACCGGCCTGCGCACCTGCCTCGGCTGCCGGTTCTTCCGCCCGTTCGCCAGCGGCGATGCCGCGCAGCCGCATGTCTGCGGGTTCCTGGGGACGCCATTCGGCGATGCCGAGCTGCGCGCCGACTGCGCCGACCAGTCGCCAGCCGACGCGCCGTTGCGGGCCGCGAACCGCGAACGCTTCCAGCTGCGCGCACCGCCCTGA
- the pheT gene encoding phenylalanine--tRNA ligase subunit beta codes for MKFSENWLRQHVKTGATREELAATLTAIGLEVEEMTVLGTALEGVVVARIVECAKHPEADKLQVCQVDAGERGMLQIVCGAPNARPGLVAPLATIGTRIGELTIKAAKLRGVESNGMLCSAKELGLDADASGLLELPADAPVGAPLADYLGLPDASIELKLTPNRADCFGVRGIAFDVAAATGSAVEPLDAVPMPALHDAVLPIALNAGADAPRFLGRVIEGVDATATTPVWMAERLRRSGVRPVSFLVDVTQYVMLELGQPMHAYDRDLLKGSLGVRKARDGEALKLLNGDEARLDPQFLVITDADRVVGLAGIMGGDDTKVSNATRNVMLEAAHFAPAAIIGRSRKLGLHTDAGHRFERGVDPELPRIAIEHATRLIVEIAGGAPGPVTEAVLADFLPQPQPILLRRARLARVLGTTVADAEVARILTALGLAVATTADGWNVTPPARRFDLAIEEDLVEEIARIHGYDAIPTTLPGGATRLVNPSETRSSEHDARRQLVARDYLEAINYAFVDADLLAKWQLADGGVALANPLSAELGVMRTRLLPGLVAALARNAARQQSRVRLFEIGKTFAVASDAPLETRRIAAVACGDAADEQWGEVARKLDFHDIKGDLDSLAALSGAALEYRASAEPFAHPGRSADVYRLNEAGDGVRIGWIGQLHPRLQQALDLDADVYGFELELDPLLARALPRAAALSKYPSVRRDLAFVVPEAVSWDAMQATVRRAAGPSLRGLRLFDRYAGKGVETGFKSLAMALILQDETRTLTDRDVEAAVTEVVAALKLDHGAVIRS; via the coding sequence ATGAAGTTCTCCGAAAACTGGCTGCGCCAGCACGTCAAGACCGGCGCGACGCGCGAGGAACTCGCCGCCACGCTGACCGCGATCGGCCTGGAAGTCGAAGAGATGACCGTGCTCGGCACGGCGCTGGAGGGCGTGGTCGTCGCCCGCATCGTCGAATGCGCCAAGCACCCGGAAGCTGACAAGCTGCAGGTCTGCCAGGTCGATGCCGGCGAACGCGGCATGCTGCAGATCGTCTGCGGCGCGCCGAATGCGCGCCCGGGGCTGGTCGCGCCGCTCGCCACCATCGGCACCAGGATCGGCGAGCTGACGATCAAGGCCGCCAAGCTGCGCGGCGTCGAATCCAACGGCATGCTGTGCTCGGCGAAGGAATTGGGCCTCGATGCCGATGCGTCCGGCCTGCTGGAACTGCCTGCCGATGCGCCGGTCGGCGCGCCGCTCGCCGATTACCTCGGCCTGCCGGACGCCAGCATCGAATTGAAGCTGACCCCGAACCGCGCCGATTGCTTCGGCGTGCGCGGCATCGCCTTCGACGTGGCCGCCGCCACCGGCAGCGCGGTCGAACCGCTGGACGCGGTGCCGATGCCGGCGCTGCATGACGCCGTGCTGCCGATCGCGTTGAACGCAGGCGCGGATGCGCCGCGCTTCCTCGGCCGCGTGATCGAAGGCGTGGACGCCACGGCTACGACACCGGTGTGGATGGCCGAACGCCTGCGCCGCAGCGGCGTGCGCCCGGTCAGTTTCCTGGTCGACGTCACCCAGTACGTGATGCTGGAACTCGGCCAGCCGATGCATGCCTACGACCGTGACCTCCTCAAGGGCTCGCTCGGTGTGCGCAAGGCACGCGATGGCGAGGCGCTGAAGCTGTTGAACGGCGACGAGGCCAGGCTCGATCCGCAGTTCCTGGTCATCACCGACGCCGACCGCGTGGTCGGCCTCGCCGGCATCATGGGTGGCGACGATACCAAGGTGTCGAACGCAACCCGCAACGTGATGCTGGAAGCCGCGCATTTCGCGCCGGCCGCGATCATCGGCCGCAGCCGCAAGCTGGGCTTGCATACCGATGCCGGCCACCGCTTCGAGCGCGGCGTGGATCCGGAGCTGCCGCGCATCGCCATCGAACATGCGACGCGCTTGATCGTGGAAATCGCCGGCGGTGCGCCCGGCCCGGTGACCGAAGCGGTGCTTGCCGACTTCCTGCCGCAGCCGCAGCCGATCCTGCTGCGTCGTGCGCGCCTTGCGCGCGTGCTGGGCACGACCGTTGCCGATGCCGAAGTGGCGCGCATCCTCACGGCGCTTGGCCTCGCGGTCGCGACCACCGCCGATGGCTGGAACGTGACGCCGCCCGCGCGCCGTTTCGACCTCGCCATCGAGGAAGACCTGGTCGAGGAAATCGCGCGCATCCACGGCTACGACGCGATCCCGACCACGCTGCCGGGTGGCGCGACGCGCCTGGTCAATCCCAGCGAAACCCGCAGCAGCGAGCACGATGCGCGCCGCCAGCTGGTCGCGCGCGATTACCTGGAAGCGATCAACTACGCCTTCGTCGATGCCGACCTGCTCGCGAAGTGGCAACTCGCCGACGGCGGCGTGGCGTTGGCCAATCCGCTGAGCGCCGAACTCGGGGTGATGCGCACGCGCCTGTTGCCGGGCCTTGTGGCGGCGCTCGCGCGCAACGCCGCGCGCCAGCAATCGCGGGTGCGCCTGTTCGAGATCGGCAAGACCTTTGCCGTCGCAAGCGACGCGCCGCTCGAAACCCGTCGCATCGCCGCGGTCGCTTGCGGCGATGCCGCGGACGAGCAATGGGGCGAAGTCGCGCGCAAGCTCGATTTCCATGACATCAAGGGCGATCTCGACAGCCTTGCCGCCTTGTCCGGCGCCGCGCTGGAATACCGCGCCTCGGCCGAGCCGTTCGCGCATCCGGGGCGTTCCGCCGACGTGTATCGCCTGAATGAAGCGGGCGACGGCGTCCGCATCGGCTGGATCGGCCAGCTGCATCCGCGCCTGCAGCAGGCGTTGGACCTGGATGCCGACGTGTACGGCTTCGAGCTGGAACTCGACCCATTGTTGGCGCGTGCCTTGCCGCGTGCAGCGGCGCTGTCGAAATATCCGTCCGTCCGCCGGGACCTCGCGTTCGTCGTGCCGGAAGCGGTGTCCTGGGACGCCATGCAGGCGACCGTCAGGCGCGCCGCGGGCCCGTCCCTGCGCGGGCTGCGGCTGTTCGACCGTTATGCCGGCAAGGGCGTGGAAACCGGATTCAAGAGTCTCGCCATGGCCTTGATTTTGCAGGATGAAACGCGCACCCTGACCGACCGCGACGTGGAAGCGGCGGTGACCGAGGTGGTCGCTGCGTTGAAGCTGGATCATGGCGCGGTCATCCGGAGCTGA
- the infC gene encoding translation initiation factor IF-3 has protein sequence MSTTTDSKQNRRNHEIRVPRVRVIGSDGEMIGVLSRDEALRMAEEEDLDLVEIQPNADPPVCKIMDFGKFKFELQKKANEAKKKTKQVEIKEVKFRPVTDEGDYQIKLRKMREFLVEGDKIKVNIRFRGREMSHQELGREMAARIEADLGEDIVIESRPRLEGRQMVMMIAPKKK, from the coding sequence ATCAGTACCACCACCGATTCAAAGCAGAACCGACGGAACCACGAGATCCGCGTGCCGCGCGTGCGCGTCATCGGCAGCGACGGCGAGATGATCGGCGTGCTGTCGCGCGACGAAGCGCTGCGCATGGCCGAGGAGGAAGACCTCGATCTCGTGGAAATCCAGCCGAATGCGGATCCGCCGGTCTGCAAGATCATGGACTTCGGCAAGTTCAAGTTCGAGCTGCAGAAGAAGGCCAACGAGGCCAAGAAGAAGACCAAGCAGGTCGAGATCAAGGAAGTGAAGTTCCGTCCGGTCACGGACGAGGGCGACTACCAGATCAAGCTGCGCAAGATGCGCGAATTCCTGGTCGAAGGCGACAAGATCAAGGTCAACATCCGCTTCCGTGGCCGCGAGATGAGCCACCAGGAGCTGGGCCGCGAAATGGCCGCCCGCATCGAGGCCGACCTGGGCGAGGACATCGTCATCGAATCGCGCCCGCGCCTGGAAGGCCGGCAGATGGTGATGATGATCGCGCCGAAGAAGAAGTAA
- a CDS encoding redoxin domain-containing protein, with the protein MNDNAHPMAPALQVERWFNTPAPITLDALRGKVVVLEAFQMLCPGCVSHGLPQAMRIRSTFADEQVAVIGLHAVFEHHQAMTAVALQAFLHEYRIPFPVGIDRPGVDQPIPHTMRAYAMRGTPTLALIDRNGRLRQQHFGQVGDLAVGAQIAGLLAEAYSGIPGTGPATGCAEGACAVDAGESAVG; encoded by the coding sequence ATGAACGACAACGCGCATCCCATGGCACCCGCGCTGCAAGTGGAACGCTGGTTCAATACCCCCGCACCGATCACCCTGGACGCGCTGCGCGGCAAGGTGGTGGTGCTGGAGGCCTTCCAGATGCTCTGCCCCGGCTGCGTCTCGCACGGGCTGCCGCAGGCGATGCGCATCCGCTCGACCTTCGCGGACGAGCAAGTCGCGGTGATCGGGCTGCATGCGGTGTTCGAACACCACCAGGCGATGACCGCCGTCGCGTTGCAGGCCTTCCTGCACGAATACCGGATCCCGTTCCCGGTCGGCATCGACCGCCCGGGCGTGGATCAGCCGATCCCGCACACCATGCGCGCCTATGCGATGCGCGGCACGCCCACGCTGGCATTGATCGACCGCAACGGGCGGCTGCGCCAGCAGCATTTCGGCCAAGTCGGCGATCTGGCCGTCGGCGCACAGATCGCCGGGCTGCTGGCCGAGGCGTATTCCGGCATCCCGGGCACGGGACCGGCCACCGGTTGCGCGGAGGGCGCTTGCGCCGTCGATGCAGGCGAAAGCGCCGTCGGATAG
- a CDS encoding type IV pilin protein, with protein sequence MTSQQGIPMRTRRVSGFSLIELMVVVAIIAILASIALPAYNNHVRKARRAAGASCALAIAQQAERYYTVNLRYTGFVANTGICEPETLNFYNIAVPTANQKNYSVTATAKGKQAGDSGCSPLSINQAGAKGPAASCW encoded by the coding sequence ATGACCAGCCAGCAAGGAATCCCCATGCGTACGCGTCGTGTTTCCGGTTTCAGCCTGATCGAGTTGATGGTGGTCGTGGCGATCATCGCGATCCTCGCGTCGATCGCGCTGCCGGCCTACAACAACCACGTGCGCAAAGCACGCCGCGCCGCGGGCGCTTCCTGCGCGCTGGCCATTGCCCAGCAGGCCGAGCGCTACTACACCGTCAACTTGCGCTATACCGGCTTTGTCGCGAACACCGGGATTTGCGAACCGGAGACGCTGAACTTCTACAACATCGCCGTTCCCACCGCGAACCAGAAGAACTACAGCGTCACCGCAACGGCGAAGGGCAAACAGGCCGGGGATAGTGGCTGCTCGCCGCTGTCAATCAATCAGGCGGGTGCCAAGGGGCCTGCTGCCAGCTGTTGGTGA
- the uvrB gene encoding excinuclease ABC subunit UvrB → MSQTTPSDLDLSTSPDRFQLVAPYQPAGDQPQAIEKLVAGFQDGIAKQVLLGVTGSGKTYTIANMIQQVQKPTLVMAHNKTLAAQLYGEFKAFFPHNAVEYFVSYYDYYQPEAYVPSSDTYIEKDSSINDHIEQMRLAATKALLSRRDTIVVATVSAIYGLGAPEDYLSMRLILSRGERIDQRELLRHLTTLQYTRNELALDRGTFRVRGETVDVFPAESDLEALRIELFDGEIEQLSMFDPLTGEILRRMPRYVVYPKTHYATPRERVLTAVETIKAELRERQEQLYAANKLVEVQRLSQRTQFDLEMMAEVGYCNGIENYSRHLTGSAPGEPPPTLFDYLPADSLLVVDESHVTVPQIGAMYKGDRSRKETLVEFGFRLPSALDNRPLRFEEWEERAPRSVFVSATPGPYELREAGDEVIELVVRPTGLVDPPVEIRPVATQVDDLLGEIHERVAMGDRVLVTTLTKRMAENLTEYLSEHGVRVRYLHSDVETVERIEIIRDLRLGMFDVLVGINLLREGLDMPEVSLVAILDADKEGFLRSTSSLIQTIGRAARNLRGKAILYADRITNSMQKALDETDRRRQKQVEHNAEHGITPQSVQRAVMDVMEGARPEPGELKGRGKARRVAEPEQEYLRMSPAQQAARVKALEQQMHQHARDLEFEDAARVRDQIRRLREASL, encoded by the coding sequence ATGAGCCAGACCACGCCCTCCGACCTCGACTTGTCCACTTCCCCGGACCGATTCCAGCTGGTCGCGCCCTACCAACCGGCGGGCGACCAGCCGCAGGCCATCGAGAAGCTGGTGGCCGGCTTCCAGGACGGCATCGCCAAGCAGGTGCTGCTGGGCGTGACCGGCTCGGGCAAGACCTACACCATCGCCAACATGATCCAGCAGGTGCAGAAGCCGACGCTGGTGATGGCGCACAACAAGACCCTGGCCGCGCAGTTGTACGGCGAGTTCAAGGCGTTCTTCCCGCACAACGCGGTGGAGTACTTCGTCAGCTACTACGACTACTACCAGCCGGAAGCCTACGTCCCCTCCAGCGATACCTACATCGAGAAGGACAGCTCGATCAACGACCACATCGAGCAGATGCGGTTGGCGGCGACCAAGGCGCTGCTGTCGCGGCGGGACACGATCGTGGTGGCCACTGTCTCCGCGATCTACGGCCTGGGCGCACCCGAGGACTACCTGTCGATGCGGCTGATCCTGTCGCGCGGCGAGCGCATCGACCAGCGCGAGCTGCTGCGCCACCTCACGACCTTGCAGTACACCCGCAACGAACTGGCGTTGGACCGCGGCACCTTCCGCGTGCGCGGCGAGACGGTGGACGTGTTCCCGGCCGAATCCGACCTGGAGGCGCTCCGAATCGAACTGTTCGACGGCGAGATAGAGCAACTGTCGATGTTCGATCCGCTCACTGGCGAGATCCTGCGCCGGATGCCGCGCTACGTGGTGTATCCGAAGACCCACTACGCCACCCCGCGCGAGCGCGTTCTGACCGCGGTGGAAACCATCAAGGCCGAGTTGCGCGAGCGCCAGGAGCAGCTGTACGCGGCGAACAAGCTGGTCGAGGTGCAGCGCCTGTCGCAGCGTACCCAGTTCGACCTGGAGATGATGGCCGAGGTCGGCTACTGCAACGGCATCGAGAACTACTCGCGCCACCTCACCGGCAGCGCGCCGGGCGAGCCGCCGCCGACGCTGTTCGACTACCTGCCGGCGGATTCGCTGCTGGTGGTCGACGAGTCGCACGTGACCGTCCCGCAGATCGGCGCGATGTACAAGGGCGACCGCTCGCGCAAGGAGACGCTGGTGGAGTTCGGCTTCCGCCTGCCGTCGGCGCTGGACAACCGGCCGCTGCGTTTCGAGGAATGGGAGGAACGCGCGCCGCGCAGCGTGTTCGTGTCGGCGACGCCGGGACCGTACGAATTGCGCGAGGCCGGCGACGAAGTCATCGAGCTGGTGGTGCGCCCGACCGGCCTGGTCGACCCGCCGGTGGAGATCCGCCCGGTGGCGACCCAGGTGGACGACCTGCTGGGCGAGATCCACGAACGCGTGGCGATGGGCGACCGCGTGCTGGTCACCACCCTGACCAAGCGCATGGCCGAAAACCTGACCGAATACCTGTCCGAACACGGCGTGCGCGTGCGCTACCTGCATTCCGACGTGGAGACGGTGGAGCGCATCGAGATCATCCGCGACCTGCGGCTGGGCATGTTCGACGTGCTGGTCGGCATCAACCTGCTGCGCGAGGGCCTGGACATGCCGGAGGTGTCGCTGGTGGCGATCCTGGACGCCGACAAGGAAGGCTTCCTGCGTTCGACCAGTTCGCTGATCCAGACCATCGGCCGCGCCGCGCGCAACCTGCGCGGCAAGGCGATCCTGTACGCCGACCGCATCACCAATTCGATGCAGAAGGCGCTGGACGAGACCGACCGCCGCCGGCAGAAGCAGGTCGAGCACAACGCCGAGCACGGCATCACTCCGCAGTCCGTGCAGCGCGCGGTGATGGACGTGATGGAAGGCGCGCGGCCGGAGCCGGGCGAACTGAAGGGGCGCGGCAAGGCGCGCCGGGTGGCCGAGCCGGAGCAGGAATACCTGCGGATGTCGCCGGCCCAGCAGGCGGCAAGGGTCAAGGCGCTGGAGCAGCAGATGCACCAGCATGCCCGCGACCTGGAATTCGAGGATGCGGCCCGCGTCCGCGACCAGATCCGGCGGCTGCGCGAGGCCAGCCTGTAG